One genomic window of Parasteatoda tepidariorum isolate YZ-2023 chromosome 9, CAS_Ptep_4.0, whole genome shotgun sequence includes the following:
- the LOC107437556 gene encoding CD63 antigen — protein MGIKFVRHVLIAINFIFVLCGIALIVVGALGTKQDMTHFMDSKYLTAPILLCAIGGVMFVVAFLGCCGALRYNHFMVMAFAVLVFIIMIIEVGGAAAAYYYKGQVEDFLRKNMNTSLAQQRSQSVKIWDMVQYRFKCCGIDGPEDYVKLNLKIPDSCCKSNKDCSEAESWKGCFSQMLELTKGNITIIGGVAIGIAAIELIGCLFALCLARSIKKYNEDR, from the coding sequence ATGGGTATAAAATTCGTCAGACATGTACTGATCgcaatcaattttatatttgtgttgtGTGGAATTGCGCTGATCGTAGTTGGAGCTCTTGGGACCAAACAGGACATGACACATTTCATGGATAGCAAATATTTAACGGCACCTATCCTTCTTTGTGCTATAGGAGGTGTTATGTTTGTAGTAGCATTCTTAGGATGCTGTGGTGCTTTGAGATACAATCATTTTATGGTGATGGCCTTTGCTGTGCTCGTATTCATTATAATGATTATTGAGGTTGGTGGAGCAGCTGCTGCATATTATTATAAGGGACAGGTGGAAGATTTTCTTAGAAAGAACATGAATACAAGTCTTGCCCAACAAAGATCACAATCTGTAAAAATTTGGGATATGGTACAATATCGATTCAAATGCTGTGGTATAGATGGCCCTGAGGATTATGTTAAGCTAAATCTTAAAATCCCAGACAGTTGCTGCAAGTCAAACAAAGATTGCTCCGAAGCAGAGTCTTGGAAAGGTTGCTTCTCACAAATGCTTGAACTAACAAAGGGTAATATTACAATCATTGGTGGTGTTGCTATTGGTATAGCAGCAATTGAGCTTATAGGATGCCTCTTTGCTTTGTGCTTAGCAAgatcaatcaaaaaatataatgaagatAGATAA